The DNA sequence ATCGGGAAACCCTCATACGTGGGTGAATCGAGCAGCCGGTCGGGTTCGGCGGGCAACTCTGCGGGGTCTTTGCGGGTGCTTTTCGCCAGCACCCCGGCCACCGCGGAGCGCCACTGCTCCAGACCGGACTCGACAGCACTGGCCCCGTGCACAGACACCGGCATCTCCTGTTGTCGCAGCGTGTGACTGACGTATCCGTCCATCAGGCTAAATGATGGCGATCACGGCGCCACCCGCCGGGCAGCCGATGTCCCGGCCCGCGCCGACCGGTCACGGGCCGTAGGCTTGGCAGACGTGAAAGCCGTCGTCAGGACCTTGCGGATCGCGCGCGCCACCGTGGCCGGCGTGGCGCTGCAGGTGCCCCGCCGGCGCTTGCTCGCCATCGCCGCGGCGATTGTGATTCTCGTCGCAGTCGCGTGGTGGGTGCCGCTCCCCGACGCGCTGGCACTGCGGGACTGGGCCACGTCCGTCGGGCCGTGGTTTCCGCTGGTCTTCCTGGCCACCCACATCGTGGTGACGACGTTTCCGTTCCCGCGCACGGCGTTCACCCTGACCGCGGGCCTGCTGTTCGGGCCGCTGCTCGGCATCACGATCGCGGTCGCCGCGAGTACCGTCAGCGCGCTGCTGGCCGTGCTGGCGATCCGCGCGCTGGGCTGGCAGCTCAGCAACCTGGTCAGCCATCCCGCGGTCGACCGGATCGACATGCGGCTGCGCCGGCGCGGCTGGCCGTCGGTGATCGCGCTGCGACTGATCCCGGCGGTGCCGTTCGCGGTACTGAACTACGCGGCGGGCGCGTCGGCGGTGCGGCTGCTCCCCTATTCGCTGGCGACGGTGATCGGGCTGCTGCCGGGCACCGCGGCGGTGGTGATCCTGGGCGACGCGCTCACCGGCCGCGTCGACCCGGCGCTGGTGCTGATCTCCGCCGCCACCGCCAGCGTCGGCGTCCTGGTGCTGCTGTACGAGAACCGCGTGCACCGGCGCAGGGTCAACGCGGTGTCGTCCGAAGGTGCGAACTCCGCCCTCAGCCGGCGCTGATCCGCCCGGCCGCGGCTACATTGCTGGCCATGGCGATACACGGGGCGGACGCCGGGGAACTGCGCACCCTCGCCGATGATCTCAGCCGGGCCGCCCGCCGGCTCGAGTCGGTGCGCACAGTGGTGGGCCAGCAGATCGGGATGCCGCTGGGGTGGCGCGGACCGGACGCCGAGCGCTTCAGCCAGCAGTGGCGCTATGAGGGCTCGCAGCACCTCTCTTCCGCGGTGGCCGGACTCGACGACGCCGCCGCGGCGCTGCGCCGCAACGCGCTCGAGCAGGAAGTGGCCAGTGGGGCGGTCTGCGTGAGCGGGCCGGCGGGAAGTTCGGATGCGTTCTCGGCCGAGGATCTGTTCGACACCAACGAATTCCTGTCCACGGTGGTCGGATACTTCGAGACCCTCAGCGGCTGGAGGCTTCCCGGTCCGATCGGCCACGTCATGACGGGCCTCGGCGTGCTGGGTTCCGGTGGCGATGTGGCGGACCTGCTGGGAGAGGACACCGGCGGACGACGCATCGTGGGTGGGCTCGGGGTGGGCTCACTGGTCCTCGGTCTGGCCGACCTGGCGAAGCTGCCGACCAATCCCCTCGGGCTCGCCCTGGGCGTGGCGGGCGGCTTCATCGAAGCCACGATCCCGCTCGGCAACGAGGATTACGACGAGGTACGCGACATGGGGTCCCACCACATGTTCGGCCGCGACGCCGACGATCTGACGCCCGCTCAGCGCGACATGCTGAGCCGTCGCTACGAAGGACCGATCGGGGTCGCCCACATGATCTCGGACAAGATGGACACCACCGCGGAGAAGGTCAAAGACTTCTTCGACAGGCTCTTCTGACCATGGCTGCCGAGGTCTACACCGAGATCGCGCTGGCCGAGCTGGGCCACCTCGCCGCCGGCGCGGGCGGCGATCCGGCGATGCTCGACGATGCGCTGGGCACGACCGGGTACTTCGGCCGCGAGGACGTTCTGGCGGTGGGTCGGCGTCTGAACGATGCGCGTGTCGGCGAGAGCGATGCGCCCGGGCACGCGGAAACGGCCGCCTACTTCGGCGCGGTCGGTGCCGTGCTCGCCGCCGACCCGGCGGTCACCGTGGTCACCGTCGGACCGCAGCGCAGCGTGATCTACTTCGCCGCACCGGGTCGCCACGTCGAGGTGGCGATCGTCGACGGTCGCGCATTCCTCGCGCTGCGCGCCGGTGAGGTGACGGTCGACACCTCCGCCGAACTCACCCTTGCCGTCCGCCACCGGGCCGGGTCGCCGCGCCGCCACCTCGCCGTCACGGGCGGCGCAGTTGCCGTCAGCGACGACGGGAACGACTGGCGAAGCATCGATCTCGACGGCCGGACCCCCGCCGAGGCGCTGCGGGACTTCGTCACCGGGTGACGCGCGCGGGACCCTTCACCGTCATCGCGCCGAACAGCGCGAGCAGCGACGACGAGGCGACCAGCCCCGGACTCCAGTCCCTCGCCCTGATGTGGGATCCGGCGGCCAGCACGAAATAGACCGTCAGCATGAACGTGGTGAACCGGGCCAGCGCCGGCCAGTGGCCTTGACCGGGATGAGCGGCCGAAGCTCCTCGGCGAGCTCACTGGTCGGTGTTCCCTTGGCGCGGTGCGCTGAGCTCACCGGGCGGTTGCGGGCTGGACAGCAGACCCGGCCCGTCGACCGGTGTGCGGGCCTCGGCCTCGGCCTTGGCGACCGCCTGCGCGATGGCGGGGTCGGTCTCGGTGGAGAACCAGTCGGCGACCTCGTCGGTGTCGTCCTCGACCGTCGGGCGGCCCTCGTCCGGCGACGGAGTGTACCGCACGACGCCGTCCTCGCCGGGGGCGCCGAGCAGTTTCGTGAAGCCCTGCAGCGCCCCGGCGAAATCACTGGGCACCACCCACACCTTGTTGGCCTCTCCCTGCGCCATCTGCGGCAGCGTCTGCAGGTACTGGTAGGCCAGCAGTTCGGGGGTCGGGCGGCCCGCCTTGATCGCCGCGAACGTCTTCTCGATCGCCTTCGCCTGACCCTGGGCCTGCAGGTAGGCGGCGGCCCGCTCACCCTGCGCCCGCAGCATCCGCGACTGCCGTTCGGCCTCCGCGGCCAGGATCGCGGCCTGTTTGGCGCCCTCGGCGGCGAGGATCTGCGCCTGCTTCTGGCCTTCGGCCTGTTTGATGGCCGCCTCCCGGCTGCCCTCGGCGGTCAGGATCATGGCGCGCTTCTCGCGGTCGGCGCGCATCTGCTTTTCCATCGAGTCCTGGATCGACGGCGGCGGGTCGATGGCCCGCAGCTCGACGCGGGCCACCCGCAGACCCCACCGGTTCGTGGCTTCGTCGAGCACGCCGCGCAGCGCGGTGTTGATCTGGTCGCGCGAGGTCAGCGTCTGCTCCAGCGTCATACCGCCGACCAGGTTGCGCAGGGTGGTGGTGGTGAGCTGCTCGACGCCGACGATGTAATTGCTGATCTGGTAGACCGCGGCCTGCGGGTTGGTCACCTGGAAGTAGACGACGGTGTCGATCGCGACGGTCAGGTTGTCCTCGGTGATCACCGGCTGCGGCGGGAACGACACCACCCGCTCACGCAGGTCGACGCGGGCGCGGATCTTGTCGATGAACGGGATCAGCAGCGTGAGCTGACCGCTGACGGTGCGGCTGTAGCGGCCGAGCCGTTCGATGACGGCGGCTTCGGCCTGCGGGATCAGGGCGACCGACTTGGCCACCACGATCACGGCGAAGACGACGAGCACCAGCAGCAGGACCAGGCCGGCGACGGCTCCATCCATGGCGGACTTCCCTTCGGCTCAGGGGTTCTTCCAGACCACCGCGGTGGCGCCGTCGATCCGCATGACGGTCACCTGGTCGCCCGGTTCGTACACATCGTGGTCGTCCAGCGGGCGGGCCGTCCAGACCTCGCCGTCGAGCTTGACCTGCCCGGCGTGCTGCGCGACACGGTCGAGCACCACCGCTTTCTTGCCCTCCAGCGCCTTGGCCGGCTCGGGCAGTCCGGTGCCGGAGTAGAACCGTCTGCGCAGCACCGGCCGCACCACACCCAGCAGCAGGACCGACACCAGCAGGAACACCACTCCGTCGGCCCAGATCGGCCAGTCGAACAGCCAACTGGTCCCGGTGGCCGCCAGCGCCCCGCCGGACAGCATCAGCAGGAACATGTCGCCGGTCAGCGCCTCTGCCCCTGCCAGCACAATCGCGAGGATCAGCCAGATCAGCCAAACGGGCATGTGGCCAGCCTAACGCGTATCGGGCTTGTGCAGCGGCGAACAACTACACTGCGGGCATCATGTGGTGTCCCAGTGCAACGCTGGCGGTGTGGGCCAATTCGTGGCTCGCGGGAGCCGCCGCGCCCGATGACGTGCTCGACTCGCTCTCCGCTTGGGCGCCAAGGCATTTCGTGACCGCCTACGATTCGGCGGCGGCGAGCCGGACCGGTCTGCCGTGGCCCGACCTCAACGGCACCGGCGCGGTGTCGCTGCTGCAGACGCTGCGCACCGCCGCCGGTCCCACACCGTCCGGGCCGTCGGTGTCCGTCGCGCTGCCGGTGCCAGGGGACGTCCGGGGGTTGCCTGCGGGCACCCAGTTCCAGCGCGATGCGATTGCGGTCGGCGAAGCGCTCATCGTGACCGATCCGCACGTCCCGGCCACCGCCGTCGGTTTGGTGCCCGACTTCGAGTTCGACGACGGCAGCGACGATCCCGCGTTCGACCCGGAGGTCTCCGCGCTGTCGTGGACGGTCTATTCGGCGCCCACGACCCCGCCGTCCCCGCACATCGACCTCGGTGAAGCGGAATACGAACTGCGTTCGGCGGTGCGGGCGGCGGCCGAAGCGCTCGGCGCGCTGCGCGCCGGGATGGCCGGCGCCGACGTGGACGATCCGAGGGGCCTGGTCGAGCAGGTGCTGGAGTCGGGCCGCGGGCACCGGTTGCCCGACCACGCGCCGAACCGGGCGGCGCGGGTGCTCGAGAACGCCGCCCACGTCGACGCGATCATCACGGTGAGCTCCGGGCTGATGCCGATCGGCCTGCAGAGCTCGTCGGAGGTGCAGATCGCGAGCGATGCGCTGCGCCCGCTGGTGGGTGTGGTGCGGTCGGCGCGGATCGCCGCACTGACCGCCATCCTGTACTCGGCCTGGCAGCGCTGAGGCGCCCGCTACTCGGCGGGCTTCTCCGGCTCCCCGTCGGCGGATGAGGCCGACGGACGCTGCGGCAGAAGCGCTTCCAGCGCCGATCCGGTGATCCGGCGGAACGCCCGGCGGGGCCGGTTCGCGTCCAGGATCGCCACCTCCAGCGTCGACGGGCCCAAAGTGCGGGGTTCGGATCCGTTACCGGCCGCCTCGAGCGCCTCGACCGCGATGCGCACCGCGTCGGCCAGTTCGGCGTTCTCGGTGTATGACTCGTTGAGCTTGGCGATGATCGGCTCGGTGGTTCCACCCATCACGACGAAGTGCGGTTCGTCGGCGATCGACCCGTCGTAGGTGATCCGGTACAGCTCAGGCGCTTTCGACTCACCGTGGTGGGCCACCTCGGCCACGCACAGCTCCACCTCGTACGGTTTGGCCTGTTCGGTGAAGATCGTGCCGAGCGTCTGCGCGTACACGTTGGCCAGCTGGCGTCCGGTCACATCCCGTCGCGAGTAGGCGTAGCCCTGGGTGTCGGCGAACCGGATGCCACCGCTGCGCAGGTTGTTGAACTCGTTGAACCGCCCGACGGCGGCGAATCCCACGCGGTCGTAGAGTTCACTGACCTTCTGCAGGGAGCGCGACGGGTTCTCCGCCACGAACAGCACACCGTCGGCGTAGGCCAGTGCCACCACGCTGCGGCCGCGGCTGATGCCCTTGCGTGCGAGCTCGGAACGCTCGCGCATCGCCTGTTCGGGCGAGATGAAATACGGGAAGCTCACGAATCTGTACCTCGCGGCGCATGCGCGTCAGGGCCGAAAGTGTCGGCGCGGGAACGGTTCTGGATGATGTCGCGGGCCAGCCCGGCGATCCGCTCCTGGCTGACCTCTTCGGCGCCGTCGGCGGTGATGAGCACGGCCGTCGGGAAGATGCCACGCACCAGATCCGGTCCACCGGTGGCGGAGTCGTCGTCGGCGGCGTCATAGAGCGCCTCGATGGCCACCCGCAGCGCCGAATCGGCGTCGGTCACCTGGGAGTAGAGCTTCTTCATCGAGGACTTGGCGAAGATCGAGCCGGAGCCCACCGACTGGAAGCCCTCTTCCTCCAGGTTGTGCCCACCCGCGGCGTCGAACGACACGATGCGGCCCGCGGACTGCGGATCCGGGTCGTCCAGGTCGAACCCGGCGAGCAGCGGCAGCGCCACGAAACCCTGCAGTGCCGCACCGAGATTGCCCCGCACCATCGTGGCGAGCCGGTTCACCTTGCCCGCGAACGTCAGCGCGACGCCTTCGAGCTTCTCGTAGTGTTCGAGTTCGACGGCGTACAGCCGCGCGAACTCCACCGCGATGGCCGCGGTCCCGGCGATGCCGGTGGCCGTGTAGTCGTCGGTGATGTACACCTTCTGCACGTCGCGGCTGGCGATCATGTGGCCCTGGGTGGCGCGCCGGTCACCGGCCATCACCACACCGCCGGGGAACTTGAGCGCCACGATCGTGGTGCCGTGCGGCACCGCATCGGTGGGAGTCAGGGACACGTCGCCGCCGAACGGCAACAGATGGGGCGCCTGCCGGCGCAGCATGTCGGAAAAGGACGACAGATCCATGGAAACCGAAGGGACCCCTCGGGTCGTAGGGCGGGACGGATCGCGGAAGAGTTCAGGGAAGGCCAGCTGCTCGAAGGGCGGCCAGCTCACTGTCCGCCCTTTTGGACGTACGCGCGCACGAAATCCTCGGCGTTCTCCTCGAGGACGTCGTCGATCTCGTCCAGCAGGTCGTCGGTCTCCTCGGTGAGCTTCTCGCGACGCTCCTGCCCGGCGCCCGTGCCGCCGGTGAGGTCGTCGTCCTCGCCGCCGCCACCGCCACGCTTGGTCTGCTCCTGCGCCATCGCCGCCTCCTGCACTTGTCATCGGTGGGCTCACAGACACCCACCGGTTCCTCCACACTACCGGTCGACGCCCGGATTGCCTGGGATAGCCAGGCTCAGAACACCCGCCTCGGGAATCCGGCTACGTGGCGGTGAGCTGTTCGACGAGCTGCACCGCGCTGTCCACCGAGTCGAGAAGCGCCCCGACGTGGGCCTTGCTGCCGCGCAGCGGTTCGAGTGTCGGTATCCGCACCAGTGAGTCGCCACCCAGGTCGAAGATCACCGAGTCCCAACTCGCCGCGGCGATGTCGGCGCCGAACCGGCGCAGGCACTCACCGCGGAAGTAGGCGCGGGTGTCGGTCGGCGGGTTGTCGACGGCGTCGAGCACCTGCTGTTCGGTGACCAGCCGCTGCATCGATCCCCGGGCGACGAGCCTGTTGTAGAGCCCCTTGTCCAGCCGCACGTCCGAGTACTGCAGGTCGACCAGGTGCAGGCGGGGCGCATTCCAGCCGAGGTTCTCCCGGTGGCGGAAACCCTCGAGCAGCCGCAGTTTGGCGGGCCAGTCCAGCAGGTCGGCACATTCCATCGGATCGCGTTCGAGCAGGTCGAGCACGTTGGCCCAGGTCTCGACGACATGGGAGGCGCGCGGATCGGGATCGCGCGAATCGACCAGCTTGGCGACCCGGTCGAGGTAGATCCGCTGCAGCGCGAGTCCGGTCAGCTCCCGGCCGTCGGCCAGCGCCACCGTCGCGCGCAGCGACGGGTCCCGGCTGATCACGTGCACCGCGTGCACCGGCCGGGCCAGCGCCAGGTCGGACAGGTCCACCCCCTCCTCGACCAGGTCGAGGACCAGTGAGGTGGCGCCCAGTTTGAGGTAGGTCGACGTCTCGGCCAGGTTGGCGTCGCCGATGATCACGTGCAGCCGGCGGTACTTGTCGGCGTCGGCGTGCGGTTCGTCGCGGGTGTTGATGATGCCGCGCTTGAGCGTGGTCTCCAGGCCGACCTCGACCTCGATGTAGTCGGCGCGCTGCGACAGCTGGAAACCGGGTTCGTCGCCCGAGGGGCCGATACCCACCCGGCCCGAGCCGGTGACCACCTGGCGCGACACCAGGAACGGCGTGAGCCCGGCGATGACGGCCGAGAACGGGGTCTGCCGGCTCATCAGGTAGTTCTCGTGCGAACCGTACGAGGCGCCCTTGCCGTCGACGTTGTTCTTGTAGAGCTGCAGTTTGGCCGCTCCCGGCACACTGGCGACATGCCGCGCCGCGGCCTCCATCACCCGCTCCCCGGCCTTGTCCCAGATCACCGCGTCGAGCGGATCGGTGCACTCGGGCGCCGAGTACTCGGGGTGGGCGTGGTCGACGTAGAGCCGGGCGCCGTTGGTGAGGATCATGTTGGCCGCACCGACCTCGTCGGCGTCGACCACCGGCGGCGGACCCGCCGAACGGCTCAGATCGAACCCGCGGGCGTCGCGCAGCGGCGACTCCACCTCGTAGTCCCACCGGGTGCGCTTGGCCCGCTGGATACCGGCCGCCGCGGCGTAGGCGAGGACCGCCTGCGTCGAGGTGAGGATCGGGTTGGCGGTCGGGTCGGACGGTGAGGAGATTCCGTATTCGACCTCGGTTCCGATGATCCGCTGCATGACCTCACAGTAGGTGACGCGCCTCGGGACCGGCTCGGCGGCGGGGCCGCGAACCGCCGCGACGCCGGTGCGGGAACGCCGAGCGGCCCGCCACCGAGGACAGTGACGGGCCGCCGCGGCCGTGACCTACAGGTACTGGCCGAGATTCGACTCGGTGTCGATCGCCCGGTTCGCGCTGCTGCTCTTGCCGGTGACCAGCGTGCGGATGTAGACGATCCGCTCACCCTTCTTGCCCGAGATCCGCGCCCAGTCATCCGGGTTGGTGGTGTTGGGCAGATCCTCGTTCTCCGCGAACTCGTCGACGATCGAATCGAGCAGGTGCTGGATGCGCAGACCCTTCTGCCCGGTGTCGAGCACCGACTTGATCGCGTACTTCTTGGCCCGGTCCACGACGTTCTGGATCATCGCGCCCGAGTTGAAGTCCTTGAAGTACATGACCTCTTTGTCGCCGTTGGCGTAGGTCACCTCGAGGAAGCGGTTGTCGTCGATCTCGGCGTACATCCGTTCGACGACCTTCTCGATCATCCCCTTGATGCAGGCCGCCCGATCGCCGCCGAACTCGGCGAGGTCGTCGGCGTGCACCGGCAGTTCCTCGGTGAGGTACTTGCTGAAGATGTCCTGTGCCGCTTCGGCATCCGGCCGCTCGATCTTGATCTTGACGTCCAGGCGGCCCGGCCGCAGGATCGCCGGGTCGATCATGTCCTCGCGGTTGGAGGCGCCGATCACGATGACGTTCTCCAGACCCTCGACACCGTCGATCTCCGAGAGCAACTGGGGCACGACCGTCGTCTCCACGTCCGAGCTCACGCCGGTGCCGCGGGTGCGGAAGATCGAGTCCATCTCGTCGAAGAACACGATGACCGGGGTGCCCTCGGACGCCTTCTCACGTGCCCGCTGGAAGATCAGCCGGATGTGCCGTTCGGTCTCGCCGACGAACTTGTTCAGCAGCTCGGGGCCCTTGATGTTGAGGAAGTACGACTTCGCCTCGCGGGCGTCGTCGCCGCGCACCTCGGCCATCTTCTTGGCCAGCGAGTTCGCGACCGCCTTGGCGATCAACGTCTTACCGCAGCCGGGCGGGCCGTAGAGCAGCACGCCCTTGGGCGGCCGCAGCGAGTACTCGCGGTAGAGCTCCTTGTGCAGGAACGGCAACTCGACGGCGTCGCGGATCTGCTCGATCTGACGGCCGAGACCACCGATGTCGCTGTAGCTGACGTCGGGCACCTCTTCGAGCACCAGGTCCTCGACCTCGGCCTTGGGGATCCGCTCGAACGCGTATCCGGCTTTGGTGTCGACCAGCAGCGAGTCGCCCGGGCGCAGCCGGCGCGGCCGGTCGTCGTCGAGTTCGGGCCCGGCCACCTCGCTGTCGGGCAGGTGCTCGACCGACACCAGCGGCTCGGCCAGCCAGACGATGCGCTCCTCGTCGGCGTGGCCCACCACCAGCGCGCGGTGTCCGTCGGAGAGGATCTCGCGCAGGGTACTGATCTCACCGACGGCCTCGAAGGTGCCGGCCTCGACCACGGTCAGCGCCTCGTTGAGGCGGACGGTCTGACCCTGTTTGAGCGCCTTGACGTCGATGTTCGGCGAGCAGGTCAGCCGCATCTTGCGCCCCGAGGTGAACACGTCGACCGTGTCGTCCTCGTGGGCGGCCAGCAGCACGCCGTAACCGCTCGGCGGCTGCCCCAGCCGGTCGACCTCCTCGCGCAGCGCGAGTAGTTGCTGGCGCGCCTCTTTGAGGGTGTCCATCAACTTCGCGTTGCGCGCGGCGAGCGAATCGATCCGCGCTTCGAGTTGGTGGACGTCGCGGGCGCTGCGCAGACCGCTCTGCGGGCCTACCGCGTTCTCGAGCTGCTCTCGCAGAGCCGCGGCCTCACGCCGCAACTCCTCCAGCTCCGCGGCGTCCTCACTGGACAGGCCGGACTCATGGGGTGTCGTGAAACCGTCTTCTCTGGCTTCGTGACGCTGTGACTCACTCATGTTGCGCCCCTTTCCCACACCGAATAGTGGTGCAGTAACAACTTCAACGCTACCGGCGATTCAGACTTTGTGTGCGGCGTAGGGATTCGACACACCCGCGGCACTGTTAACCTCGGACTCGAGCTGGACAGATCGAAAGGACACCCGTGACCCTGAAAACCCTCGTAACCGGCGTTGCAGCAGCCGCTGTAGTAGCAGGTGGCGCGGCAGGTGTGACCTCTATTTCATCGAATACGGTGGCGTCGCCCGCCGTATCGCCGGTCGTGTTCGGCGTCCCGATGCCGCAGGTTCCGGCACCCGACCTCGCAGGTCCCCTGACGCAGACGCTGCAGGCCCTCGCCGGTCCGGGATCGTTCCGGGGCAAGGCGCCGTTCATCCAGGGCGGCATCGGGAGGATCGAAGCGGTCGCCGCCGACCGGGCGTACCAGAACGCCGCCGCGCAGGGCAAATTCCCGCTGAGCTTCACAGTGGCCAACGTCGACCAGAACGGCGGCGTGGCCACAGCCGACGTCACCGCGACCGCGGCCACCGGCGGCACCGCCACCCAGCACATCGTGTTCACCGCGGGCCCGAGCCCGAGCGGCTGGCAGATCTCGCGGGGTTCGGCCCTGAACCTGCTCTCGGCGGTCGGCTGAGCCTCCCGCCGGTGCCCCGACGCACCATGCTCGCAGTAGTCCGAAGCGCCGTCACCATTCTGGTGGCGGCGTTCGGCCTTTCATACGGCCTCAGTGGGTGCGGTAGCGACCGGCCGCCCGCCCCACCGCCGACGACCGCCGCCTCGTCCGCACCGGTGCCGGTGGCGCTCCCTCCCCGCCCGCACCCCTTCCGCCGCCGAGCGCGCTCACCGATGTGCTCTACCGGTTGGCCGATCCCGCGGTGCCCGGGGCGGACAAACTCCCCTTGATCGAGGACGCCGGACCCGGCGACGTCGCCGCGCTCGACCGCTTCGGCAGGGCGCTGGCCGACAACGGCTACCACCCGATGACGTTCGACGCGGCCGACCTGGCCTGGGCGGCCAACGCCGACGACGTGGTGGCCACCGTGATCGCCAGGACGCCGCCCGGTCGGACCGGTGGGGACTTCACGTTCCCGATGGAGTTCGCACGCACGCCCGACGGCGGCTGGCAGCTCACCCGCGGCAGCGCCGACCTGCTGCTCGAGGTGGACGCAGCCCAGGAACCGCCGCGCTGACCATGTGGATCGGCTGGCTGGAGTTCGACCTGCTCCTGGGCGATGTGCGCTCGCTCAAACAGAAGCGATCGGCGATCCGGCCGTTGATCGCCGAACTGCAGCGCCGGTTCACGGTCTCGGCGGCGGAGACCGGCGCGCACGACCTGCACCGGCGGGCCGGCGTCGGGCTGGCCGTGGTGGCCGCGGACCGGGCCCATGTGGTCGACGTGCTCGACGCCGCCGAACGACTGGTCGCGGCCCGCCCCGAGATGGAGTTGCTCTCGGTGCGCCGGGTCCTGCGGCGCAGCGACGACGAGTAGGGACGACGAGTAGGTCAGTCGGTCGGCTCGGCCGGCGCGGCGAGTTGGCGTTTGCGGCGCAGCGGGATCGGCGCGACGGCGCCCGGCGCCAGCCGGCGCGCACTGATCAGGAACGCGGTGTGGCCGCGCATGGTGTGTTGCGGGCGCACCGCGAGGCCGACGACGTACCAGCCGCGCTGCATGCTCTCCCAGGCCCGCGGTTCGGTCCAGCACGTCTGCTCGCGCAGCGCCTCGACGGTCCGCGACAGCTGGGTGACGGTGGCGACGTAGATCATCAGCACGCCGCCCGGCACGAGGTGCTGCGAGACGGTGCCGAGCACCTCCCACGGCGCGAGCATGTCGAGCACCACGCGGTCCACCTCGCCACCCGCGTAGTCGTTGAGGTCGGCGATGACCAGATCCCAGTTCTGGGGTCGCTCACCGAAGAACGTCTCGACGTTGCGTGCGGCGTGGACGGCGTGGTCGTCACGCACCTCGTAGGATGTCACCCGGCCCTCGGGGCCCACCGCGCGCAGCAGGGAACAGGTGAGCGCGCCGGAGCCGGCGCCCGCCTCCAGCA is a window from the Mycolicibacterium litorale genome containing:
- a CDS encoding TVP38/TMEM64 family protein, yielding MKAVVRTLRIARATVAGVALQVPRRRLLAIAAAIVILVAVAWWVPLPDALALRDWATSVGPWFPLVFLATHIVVTTFPFPRTAFTLTAGLLFGPLLGITIAVAASTVSALLAVLAIRALGWQLSNLVSHPAVDRIDMRLRRRGWPSVIALRLIPAVPFAVLNYAAGASAVRLLPYSLATVIGLLPGTAAVVILGDALTGRVDPALVLISAATASVGVLVLLYENRVHRRRVNAVSSEGANSALSRR
- a CDS encoding WXG100 family type VII secretion target; protein product: MAIHGADAGELRTLADDLSRAARRLESVRTVVGQQIGMPLGWRGPDAERFSQQWRYEGSQHLSSAVAGLDDAAAALRRNALEQEVASGAVCVSGPAGSSDAFSAEDLFDTNEFLSTVVGYFETLSGWRLPGPIGHVMTGLGVLGSGGDVADLLGEDTGGRRIVGGLGVGSLVLGLADLAKLPTNPLGLALGVAGGFIEATIPLGNEDYDEVRDMGSHHMFGRDADDLTPAQRDMLSRRYEGPIGVAHMISDKMDTTAEKVKDFFDRLF
- a CDS encoding SPFH domain-containing protein, producing MDGAVAGLVLLLVLVVFAVIVVAKSVALIPQAEAAVIERLGRYSRTVSGQLTLLIPFIDKIRARVDLRERVVSFPPQPVITEDNLTVAIDTVVYFQVTNPQAAVYQISNYIVGVEQLTTTTLRNLVGGMTLEQTLTSRDQINTALRGVLDEATNRWGLRVARVELRAIDPPPSIQDSMEKQMRADREKRAMILTAEGSREAAIKQAEGQKQAQILAAEGAKQAAILAAEAERQSRMLRAQGERAAAYLQAQGQAKAIEKTFAAIKAGRPTPELLAYQYLQTLPQMAQGEANKVWVVPSDFAGALQGFTKLLGAPGEDGVVRYTPSPDEGRPTVEDDTDEVADWFSTETDPAIAQAVAKAEAEARTPVDGPGLLSSPQPPGELSAPRQGNTDQ
- a CDS encoding NfeD family protein, which produces MPVWLIWLILAIVLAGAEALTGDMFLLMLSGGALAATGTSWLFDWPIWADGVVFLLVSVLLLGVVRPVLRRRFYSGTGLPEPAKALEGKKAVVLDRVAQHAGQVKLDGEVWTARPLDDHDVYEPGDQVTVMRIDGATAVVWKNP
- the prcA gene encoding proteasome subunit alpha codes for the protein MSFPYFISPEQAMRERSELARKGISRGRSVVALAYADGVLFVAENPSRSLQKVSELYDRVGFAAVGRFNEFNNLRSGGIRFADTQGYAYSRRDVTGRQLANVYAQTLGTIFTEQAKPYEVELCVAEVAHHGESKAPELYRITYDGSIADEPHFVVMGGTTEPIIAKLNESYTENAELADAVRIAVEALEAAGNGSEPRTLGPSTLEVAILDANRPRRAFRRITGSALEALLPQRPSASSADGEPEKPAE
- the prcB gene encoding proteasome subunit beta, producing MSWPPFEQLAFPELFRDPSRPTTRGVPSVSMDLSSFSDMLRRQAPHLLPFGGDVSLTPTDAVPHGTTIVALKFPGGVVMAGDRRATQGHMIASRDVQKVYITDDYTATGIAGTAAIAVEFARLYAVELEHYEKLEGVALTFAGKVNRLATMVRGNLGAALQGFVALPLLAGFDLDDPDPQSAGRIVSFDAAGGHNLEEEGFQSVGSGSIFAKSSMKKLYSQVTDADSALRVAIEALYDAADDDSATGGPDLVRGIFPTAVLITADGAEEVSQERIAGLARDIIQNRSRADTFGPDAHAPRGTDS
- a CDS encoding ubiquitin-like protein Pup — protein: MAQEQTKRGGGGGEDDDLTGGTGAGQERREKLTEETDDLLDEIDDVLEENAEDFVRAYVQKGGQ
- the dop gene encoding pup deamidase/depupylase, which codes for MQRIIGTEVEYGISSPSDPTANPILTSTQAVLAYAAAAGIQRAKRTRWDYEVESPLRDARGFDLSRSAGPPPVVDADEVGAANMILTNGARLYVDHAHPEYSAPECTDPLDAVIWDKAGERVMEAAARHVASVPGAAKLQLYKNNVDGKGASYGSHENYLMSRQTPFSAVIAGLTPFLVSRQVVTGSGRVGIGPSGDEPGFQLSQRADYIEVEVGLETTLKRGIINTRDEPHADADKYRRLHVIIGDANLAETSTYLKLGATSLVLDLVEEGVDLSDLALARPVHAVHVISRDPSLRATVALADGRELTGLALQRIYLDRVAKLVDSRDPDPRASHVVETWANVLDLLERDPMECADLLDWPAKLRLLEGFRHRENLGWNAPRLHLVDLQYSDVRLDKGLYNRLVARGSMQRLVTEQQVLDAVDNPPTDTRAYFRGECLRRFGADIAAASWDSVIFDLGGDSLVRIPTLEPLRGSKAHVGALLDSVDSAVQLVEQLTAT
- the arc gene encoding proteasome ATPase, whose amino-acid sequence is MSESQRHEAREDGFTTPHESGLSSEDAAELEELRREAAALREQLENAVGPQSGLRSARDVHQLEARIDSLAARNAKLMDTLKEARQQLLALREEVDRLGQPPSGYGVLLAAHEDDTVDVFTSGRKMRLTCSPNIDVKALKQGQTVRLNEALTVVEAGTFEAVGEISTLREILSDGHRALVVGHADEERIVWLAEPLVSVEHLPDSEVAGPELDDDRPRRLRPGDSLLVDTKAGYAFERIPKAEVEDLVLEEVPDVSYSDIGGLGRQIEQIRDAVELPFLHKELYREYSLRPPKGVLLYGPPGCGKTLIAKAVANSLAKKMAEVRGDDAREAKSYFLNIKGPELLNKFVGETERHIRLIFQRAREKASEGTPVIVFFDEMDSIFRTRGTGVSSDVETTVVPQLLSEIDGVEGLENVIVIGASNREDMIDPAILRPGRLDVKIKIERPDAEAAQDIFSKYLTEELPVHADDLAEFGGDRAACIKGMIEKVVERMYAEIDDNRFLEVTYANGDKEVMYFKDFNSGAMIQNVVDRAKKYAIKSVLDTGQKGLRIQHLLDSIVDEFAENEDLPNTTNPDDWARISGKKGERIVYIRTLVTGKSSSANRAIDTESNLGQYL